A portion of the Ficedula albicollis isolate OC2 chromosome 4, FicAlb1.5, whole genome shotgun sequence genome contains these proteins:
- the SMIM20 gene encoding small integral membrane protein 20 encodes MAGLSRTLGIFGAFVAVVGAAFYPIYFRPLLLPEEYKKEQVMNRAGIVQEDIQPPGLKVWSDPFGRK; translated from the exons ATGGCCGGGCTGTCCCGCACCCTCGGCATCTTCGGCGCCTTCGTGGCCGTGGTGGGAGCCGCCTTTTACCCCATTTATTTCCggccgctgctgctgcccgaGGAGTACA agaaaGAACAGGTAATGAACCGAGCTGGTATTGTTCAAGAGGATATTCAGCCTCCAG GGTTAAAAGTGTGGTCGGATCCATTTGGAAGAAAGTAA